A region of Spodoptera frugiperda isolate SF20-4 chromosome 26, AGI-APGP_CSIRO_Sfru_2.0, whole genome shotgun sequence DNA encodes the following proteins:
- the LOC126912510 gene encoding ubiquitin carboxyl-terminal hydrolase 7-like isoform X4, whose amino-acid sequence MRKVRIITKFKGSNPLALEEITKSSGRESPVARPANMNHTPAPDRQHQHDSNVNQVEEMETQDVETVDAVTDKTWDDELMKGPNGEVVMGEVMKNQETTSSDMPLACLDTEMEDDEARSETTFRFTVQNFRNLKDSVLSPACYVRNLPWKIMVMPRQAPSPDRQQQKSLGFFLQCNGESESSSWSCYAMAELRLISHKPDTEPFFRKIQHLFYSKENDWGFSHFMAWNDVLDPEKGYIKDDAITLEVHVTAEAPHGVSWDSKKHTGYVGLKNQGATCYMNSLLQTLYFTNQLRKAVYKMPTESDDSTRSVALALQRVFYELQFSDKPVGTKKLTKSFGWETLDSFMQHDVQEFLRVLLDKLESKMKGTCVEGTVPRLFEGKMTSYIKCKNVNVSSTRVETFYDIQLNIKGKKNIDESFKDYISTETLDGENKYDAGEHGLQEAEKGVIFASFPPVLHLHLMRFQYDPITDSSVKFNDRFEFYEHINLDAYLQEKPETPADYTLHAVLVHSGDNHGGHYVVFINPKGDGKWCKFDDDVVSRCTKQEAIEYNYGGHDEDMTLTVRHCTNAYMLVYIRDSQLKTVLQEVTQADIPTELSERLAEEKRIETIRRKERNEAHLYMNVNVVLEEAFDGHQGNDLYDPERAHYRVFRVRKQATVAELMEMLAENFKYPLKQLRPWPFSARSNQTCRPTCLDIVNDQHKTVSDVSENMNPWNIFLEMLPPDSGFSALPTFDKENDVVLFFKFYDPKQKRIHYCGHHYLPIASKPADLIPILNKRAGFPPDTPLVLYEEIKPDFVEKINNYSEPLEKVLLAQVLDELMDGDIIVFERADHRHEDLELPTCQDYFKYIFYKVEVQFVDKTVPNDPGFTMELSMQMRYDQMARAVGQRLNVDPYLIQFFKCQNSYKDTPGLPLRYSYDGILKDLLVYCKPKCPKKLFYQILSIKVNELDNKKQFKCLWVGPNYKEDKELILYPNKGGKVSDILQEAAKVVEMSPDGSGTLRIVEVSCHKVLPGPDPDLTLDQVTISPPRLYRIEEVPRDEVNLADDEIIVPCAHFHKQVYATFGIPFYTRVKHNEPFQAVKDRLQKKLDIPDKEWEKYNFAIVTNGRPNYISEGATINIYDFRPSSNANATARPWLGLEHINKTPKRSRVNYLEKAIKIYN is encoded by the exons ATGAGAAAAGTTCGGATAATTACCAAGTTCAAAGGGAGCAATCCCCTAGCGTTAGAG GAAATAACCAAGAGTAGTGGGCGAGAGTCCCCCGTGGCGCGCCCGGCTAACATGAACCACACGCCTGCACCGGACAGGCAGCATCAGCACGACTCCAATGTTAATCAGGTGGAGGAGATGGAGACTCAAGATG TGGAAACTGTAGACGCTGTCACTGACAAGACCTGGGACGACGAACTTATGAAAGGTCCCAACGGCGAAGTAGTCATGGGCGAGGTTATGAAGAATCAGGAGACCACATCTTCAGACATGCCG CTGGCTTGTCTCGACACCGAGATGGAGGATGATGAGGCGCGGTCAGAAACGACATTCCGCTTCACGGTACAGAACTTCAGGAACTTGAAAGATTCCGTACTGTCGCCGGCGTGCTACGTCCGGAACTTACCGTGGAAGATAATGGTGATGCCGAGACAAGCGCCCTCACCCGACCGACAACAGCAGAAGTCGCTAGGATTCTTCCTTCAGTGTAATGGGGAGAGTGAGTCTTCGAGTTGGTCATGCTATGCTATGGCAGAGTTAAGACTAATCTCCCACAAGCCAGATACCGAACCCTTCTTTAGGAAGATTCAACACTTGTTTTATAg CAAAGAAAACGATTGGGGTTTCTCCCACTTCATGGCTTGGAACGACGTATTGGATCCCGAGAAGGGTTACATAAAGGACGACGCAATCACGTTGGAAGTGCACGTGACCGCCGAAGCACCTCACGGTGTCTCTTGGGACTCGAAGAAACATACCGGTTATGTCG GTCTCAAGAACCAAGGCGCGACGTGCTACATGAATTCGTTGTTAcaaactttatattttacaaatcaaCTACGTAAAGCTGTTTACAAGATGCCCACAGAATCTGACGATAGTACCAG GTCTGTGGCTCTGGCACTGCAAAGAGTTTTCTACGAGCTTCAGTTTTCCGATAAGCCAGTTGGCACGAAGAAGCTTACAAAGAGTTTTGGATGGGAGACACTTGACTCTTTTATGCAGCATGATGTGCAGGAGTTTCTTAGG GTATTGTTAGATAAATTGGAAAGTAAAATGAAGGGTACATGCGTGGAAGGAACAGTCCCTCGCCTGTTCGAGGGCAAAATGACGTCGTACATCAAGTGCAAGAACGTGAACGTCTCCAGCACGCGTGTCGAAACGTTTTACGATATTCAACTTAATATTAAAGGGAAAAAGAACA TCGATGAATCGTTCAAAGACTACATCAGCACAGAGACCCTGGATGGTGAGAATAAATACGACGCCGGAGAGCATGGTCTCCAGGAGGCGGAGAAGGGAGTGATCTTTGCGTCATTCCCTCCCGTGCTCCATTTACACCTCATGCGGTTCCAGTATGATCCCATCACCGATAGCTCAGTCAAGTTTAATGATAG GTTTGAGTTCTATGAACATATCAACTTAGATGCGTACCTACAAGAGAAACCCGAGACCCCAGCCGACTACACACTACACGCTGTACTGGTCCACTCAGGAGACAACCACGGTGGGCACTACGTAGTCTTCATCAACCCCAAGGGTGATGGCAAG TGGTGTAAGTTCGACGATGACGTGGTATCACGTTGTACCAAGCAGGAAGCCATAGAGTACAACTACGGTGGACACGACGAGGACATGACGTTGACTGTCCGTCACTGCACCAACGCATACATGTTGGTTTATATAAG GGACTCACAGTTGAAGACTGTTTTGCAAGAGGTGACTCAGGCAGATATTCCTACGGAGCTGAGCGAAAGGCTGGCTGAAGAAAAGAGAATTGAAACT ATTCGTCGCAAGGAGCGCAACGAAGCTCATTTGTACATGAATGTGAATGTAGTCCTAGAGGAGGCGTTTGACGGTCACCAGGGTAACGATTTATATGATCCGGAGCGTGCCCACTACCGCGTGTTCCGCGTTAGAAAGCAGGCCACTGTTGCTGAGCTTATGGAGATGTTAGCTGAGAACTTCAAGTATCCACTCAAGCAGCTCAGGCCGTGGCCTTTCAGTGCGCGTTCTAACCAG ACATGCAGACCGACTTGCCTAGACATAGTCAACGACCAACACAAGACTGTGTCAGACGTCTCCGAGAACATGAACCCGTGGAACATATTCTTGGAGATGTTACCTCCTGACTCCGGCTTCAGCGCGCTCCCGACCTTCGACAAGGAGAATGATGTGGTGTTGTTCTTCAAGTTCTACGACCCTAAACAGAAGCGCATACACTACTGCGGGCACCATTACTTGCCGATCGCCAGCAAGCCCGCGGATCTTATTCCTATACTTAATAAGCGTGCag GGTTCCCACCTGACACACCACTCGTTCTATACGAAGAGATCAAGCCAGACTTTGTTGAGAAAATCAACAACTACAGCGAACCTCTTGAAAAG GTATTGCTGGCTCAG GTATTGGACGAGCTGATGGACGGCGACATCATCGTTTTCGAGCGCGCTGACCATCGACACGAGGACCTGGAGCTGCCAACCTGTCAGGACTACTTCAAGTACATCTTCTACAAGGTCGAGGTGCAATTTGTGGATAAGACTGTCCCTAACGACCCTGG GTTTACTATGGAGTTGTCGATGCAGATGCGTTACGACCAGATGGCGAGAGCAGTCGGACAGAGACTCAACGTCGACCCCTACTTAATACAGTTCTTTAAGTGTCAAAA CAGCTACAAGGACACCCCGGGACTTCCACTCAGATACTCATACGACGGAATACTTAAGGATTTGTTAGTGTACTGTAAACCAAAGTGCCCTAAGAAGTTGTTCTACCAGATATTATCTATTAAAGTTAATGAATTGGATAACAAAAAACAGTTTAAATGTTTATGG GTTGGTCCAAATTATAAAGAAGATaaggaattaattttatatccaaATAAAGGTGGTAAGGTGTCAGATATTTTACAAGAGGCAGCTAAGGTCGTGGAAATGTCACCGGACGGTTCGGGAAC ATTAAGGATCGTGGAGGTGTCGTGTCACAAAGTATTACCGGGGCCCGATCCTGACCTGACTCTCGACCAAGTCACCATATCGCCGCCCAGACTATATAGAATAGAGGAAGTACCTAGAGACGAGGTCAACTTAGCG GACGACGAGATCATAGTGCCGTGTGCCCACTTCCACAAGCAGGTGTACGCGACATTTGGCATCCCCTTCTACACGCGCGTCAAACACAACGAGCCCTTCCAGGCCGTCAAGGACCGGCTGCAGAAAAAACTCGACATACCTGATAAGGAATGGGAAAAG TACAATTTCGCTATAGTGACAAACGGCAGACCTAACTACATAAGTGAAGGAGCgacaataaacatttatgacTTCAGGCCAAGTAGTAACGCGA ACGCGACGGCCCGGCCGTGGCTCGGGCTGGAGCATATCAACAAGACGCCGAAGCGATCCCGCGTCAACTACCTAGAGAAGGCGATCAAGATATACAACTGA
- the LOC126912510 gene encoding ubiquitin carboxyl-terminal hydrolase 7-like isoform X1: MRKVRIITKFKGSNPLALEEITKSSGRESPVARPANMNHTPAPDRQHQHDSNVNQVEEMETQDVETVDAVTDKTWDDELMKGPNGEVVMGEVMKNQETTSSDMPLACLDTEMEDDEARSETTFRFTVQNFRNLKDSVLSPACYVRNLPWKIMVMPRQAPSPDRQQQKSLGFFLQCNGESESSSWSCYAMAELRLISHKPDTEPFFRKIQHLFYSKENDWGFSHFMAWNDVLDPEKGYIKDDAITLEVHVTAEAPHGVSWDSKKHTGYVGLKNQGATCYMNSLLQTLYFTNQLRKAVYKMPTESDDSTRSVALALQRVFYELQFSDKPVGTKKLTKSFGWETLDSFMQHDVQEFLRVLLDKLESKMKGTCVEGTVPRLFEGKMTSYIKCKNVNVSSTRVETFYDIQLNIKGKKNIDESFKDYISTETLDGENKYDAGEHGLQEAEKGVIFASFPPVLHLHLMRFQYDPITDSSVKFNDRFEFYEHINLDAYLQEKPETPADYTLHAVLVHSGDNHGGHYVVFINPKGDGKWCKFDDDVVSRCTKQEAIEYNYGGHDEDMTLTVRHCTNAYMLVYIRDSQLKTVLQEVTQADIPTELSERLAEEKRIETIRRKERNEAHLYMNVNVVLEEAFDGHQGNDLYDPERAHYRVFRVRKQATVAELMEMLAENFKYPLKQLRPWPFSARSNQTCRPTCLDIVNDQHKTVSDVSENMNPWNIFLEMLPPDSGFSALPTFDKENDVVLFFKFYDPKQKRIHYCGHHYLPIASKPADLIPILNKRAGFPPDTPLVLYEEIKPDFVEKINNYSEPLEKVLLAQVLDELMDGDIIVFERADHRHEDLELPTCQDYFKYIFYKVEVQFVDKTVPNDPGFTMELSMQMRYDQMARAVGQRLNVDPYLIQFFKCQNSYKDTPGLPLRYSYDGILKDLLVYCKPKCPKKLFYQILSIKVNELDNKKQFKCLWVGPNYKEDKELILYPNKGGKVSDILQEAAKVVEMSPDGSGTLRIVEVSCHKVLPGPDPDLTLDQVTISPPRLYRIEEVPRDEVNLADDEIIVPCAHFHKQVYATFGIPFYTRVKHNEPFQAVKDRLQKKLDIPDKEWEKYNFAIVTNGRPNYISEGATINIYDFRPSSNANLSLPDATARPWLGLEHINKTPKRSRVNYLEKAIKIYN, from the exons ATGAGAAAAGTTCGGATAATTACCAAGTTCAAAGGGAGCAATCCCCTAGCGTTAGAG GAAATAACCAAGAGTAGTGGGCGAGAGTCCCCCGTGGCGCGCCCGGCTAACATGAACCACACGCCTGCACCGGACAGGCAGCATCAGCACGACTCCAATGTTAATCAGGTGGAGGAGATGGAGACTCAAGATG TGGAAACTGTAGACGCTGTCACTGACAAGACCTGGGACGACGAACTTATGAAAGGTCCCAACGGCGAAGTAGTCATGGGCGAGGTTATGAAGAATCAGGAGACCACATCTTCAGACATGCCG CTGGCTTGTCTCGACACCGAGATGGAGGATGATGAGGCGCGGTCAGAAACGACATTCCGCTTCACGGTACAGAACTTCAGGAACTTGAAAGATTCCGTACTGTCGCCGGCGTGCTACGTCCGGAACTTACCGTGGAAGATAATGGTGATGCCGAGACAAGCGCCCTCACCCGACCGACAACAGCAGAAGTCGCTAGGATTCTTCCTTCAGTGTAATGGGGAGAGTGAGTCTTCGAGTTGGTCATGCTATGCTATGGCAGAGTTAAGACTAATCTCCCACAAGCCAGATACCGAACCCTTCTTTAGGAAGATTCAACACTTGTTTTATAg CAAAGAAAACGATTGGGGTTTCTCCCACTTCATGGCTTGGAACGACGTATTGGATCCCGAGAAGGGTTACATAAAGGACGACGCAATCACGTTGGAAGTGCACGTGACCGCCGAAGCACCTCACGGTGTCTCTTGGGACTCGAAGAAACATACCGGTTATGTCG GTCTCAAGAACCAAGGCGCGACGTGCTACATGAATTCGTTGTTAcaaactttatattttacaaatcaaCTACGTAAAGCTGTTTACAAGATGCCCACAGAATCTGACGATAGTACCAG GTCTGTGGCTCTGGCACTGCAAAGAGTTTTCTACGAGCTTCAGTTTTCCGATAAGCCAGTTGGCACGAAGAAGCTTACAAAGAGTTTTGGATGGGAGACACTTGACTCTTTTATGCAGCATGATGTGCAGGAGTTTCTTAGG GTATTGTTAGATAAATTGGAAAGTAAAATGAAGGGTACATGCGTGGAAGGAACAGTCCCTCGCCTGTTCGAGGGCAAAATGACGTCGTACATCAAGTGCAAGAACGTGAACGTCTCCAGCACGCGTGTCGAAACGTTTTACGATATTCAACTTAATATTAAAGGGAAAAAGAACA TCGATGAATCGTTCAAAGACTACATCAGCACAGAGACCCTGGATGGTGAGAATAAATACGACGCCGGAGAGCATGGTCTCCAGGAGGCGGAGAAGGGAGTGATCTTTGCGTCATTCCCTCCCGTGCTCCATTTACACCTCATGCGGTTCCAGTATGATCCCATCACCGATAGCTCAGTCAAGTTTAATGATAG GTTTGAGTTCTATGAACATATCAACTTAGATGCGTACCTACAAGAGAAACCCGAGACCCCAGCCGACTACACACTACACGCTGTACTGGTCCACTCAGGAGACAACCACGGTGGGCACTACGTAGTCTTCATCAACCCCAAGGGTGATGGCAAG TGGTGTAAGTTCGACGATGACGTGGTATCACGTTGTACCAAGCAGGAAGCCATAGAGTACAACTACGGTGGACACGACGAGGACATGACGTTGACTGTCCGTCACTGCACCAACGCATACATGTTGGTTTATATAAG GGACTCACAGTTGAAGACTGTTTTGCAAGAGGTGACTCAGGCAGATATTCCTACGGAGCTGAGCGAAAGGCTGGCTGAAGAAAAGAGAATTGAAACT ATTCGTCGCAAGGAGCGCAACGAAGCTCATTTGTACATGAATGTGAATGTAGTCCTAGAGGAGGCGTTTGACGGTCACCAGGGTAACGATTTATATGATCCGGAGCGTGCCCACTACCGCGTGTTCCGCGTTAGAAAGCAGGCCACTGTTGCTGAGCTTATGGAGATGTTAGCTGAGAACTTCAAGTATCCACTCAAGCAGCTCAGGCCGTGGCCTTTCAGTGCGCGTTCTAACCAG ACATGCAGACCGACTTGCCTAGACATAGTCAACGACCAACACAAGACTGTGTCAGACGTCTCCGAGAACATGAACCCGTGGAACATATTCTTGGAGATGTTACCTCCTGACTCCGGCTTCAGCGCGCTCCCGACCTTCGACAAGGAGAATGATGTGGTGTTGTTCTTCAAGTTCTACGACCCTAAACAGAAGCGCATACACTACTGCGGGCACCATTACTTGCCGATCGCCAGCAAGCCCGCGGATCTTATTCCTATACTTAATAAGCGTGCag GGTTCCCACCTGACACACCACTCGTTCTATACGAAGAGATCAAGCCAGACTTTGTTGAGAAAATCAACAACTACAGCGAACCTCTTGAAAAG GTATTGCTGGCTCAG GTATTGGACGAGCTGATGGACGGCGACATCATCGTTTTCGAGCGCGCTGACCATCGACACGAGGACCTGGAGCTGCCAACCTGTCAGGACTACTTCAAGTACATCTTCTACAAGGTCGAGGTGCAATTTGTGGATAAGACTGTCCCTAACGACCCTGG GTTTACTATGGAGTTGTCGATGCAGATGCGTTACGACCAGATGGCGAGAGCAGTCGGACAGAGACTCAACGTCGACCCCTACTTAATACAGTTCTTTAAGTGTCAAAA CAGCTACAAGGACACCCCGGGACTTCCACTCAGATACTCATACGACGGAATACTTAAGGATTTGTTAGTGTACTGTAAACCAAAGTGCCCTAAGAAGTTGTTCTACCAGATATTATCTATTAAAGTTAATGAATTGGATAACAAAAAACAGTTTAAATGTTTATGG GTTGGTCCAAATTATAAAGAAGATaaggaattaattttatatccaaATAAAGGTGGTAAGGTGTCAGATATTTTACAAGAGGCAGCTAAGGTCGTGGAAATGTCACCGGACGGTTCGGGAAC ATTAAGGATCGTGGAGGTGTCGTGTCACAAAGTATTACCGGGGCCCGATCCTGACCTGACTCTCGACCAAGTCACCATATCGCCGCCCAGACTATATAGAATAGAGGAAGTACCTAGAGACGAGGTCAACTTAGCG GACGACGAGATCATAGTGCCGTGTGCCCACTTCCACAAGCAGGTGTACGCGACATTTGGCATCCCCTTCTACACGCGCGTCAAACACAACGAGCCCTTCCAGGCCGTCAAGGACCGGCTGCAGAAAAAACTCGACATACCTGATAAGGAATGGGAAAAG TACAATTTCGCTATAGTGACAAACGGCAGACCTAACTACATAAGTGAAGGAGCgacaataaacatttatgacTTCAGGCCAAGTAGTAACGCGA atctGTCCCTTCCAGACGCGACGGCCCGGCCGTGGCTCGGGCTGGAGCATATCAACAAGACGCCGAAGCGATCCCGCGTCAACTACCTAGAGAAGGCGATCAAGATATACAACTGA
- the LOC126912510 gene encoding ubiquitin carboxyl-terminal hydrolase 7-like isoform X2, translated as MRKVRIITKFKGSNPLALEEITKSSGRESPVARPANMNHTPAPDRQHQHDSNVNQVEEMETQDVETVDAVTDKTWDDELMKGPNGEVVMGEVMKNQETTSSDMPLACLDTEMEDDEARSETTFRFTVQNFRNLKDSVLSPACYVRNLPWKIMVMPRQAPSPDRQQQKSLGFFLQCNGESESSSWSCYAMAELRLISHKPDTEPFFRKIQHLFYSKENDWGFSHFMAWNDVLDPEKGYIKDDAITLEVHVTAEAPHGVSWDSKKHTGYVGLKNQGATCYMNSLLQTLYFTNQLRKAVYKMPTESDDSTRSVALALQRVFYELQFSDKPVGTKKLTKSFGWETLDSFMQHDVQEFLRVLLDKLESKMKGTCVEGTVPRLFEGKMTSYIKCKNVNVSSTRVETFYDIQLNIKGKKNIDESFKDYISTETLDGENKYDAGEHGLQEAEKGVIFASFPPVLHLHLMRFQYDPITDSSVKFNDRFEFYEHINLDAYLQEKPETPADYTLHAVLVHSGDNHGGHYVVFINPKGDGKWCKFDDDVVSRCTKQEAIEYNYGGHDEDMTLTVRHCTNAYMLVYIRDSQLKTVLQEVTQADIPTELSERLAEEKRIETIRRKERNEAHLYMNVNVVLEEAFDGHQGNDLYDPERAHYRVFRVRKQATVAELMEMLAENFKYPLKQLRPWPFSARSNQTCRPTCLDIVNDQHKTVSDVSENMNPWNIFLEMLPPDSGFSALPTFDKENDVVLFFKFYDPKQKRIHYCGHHYLPIASKPADLIPILNKRAGFPPDTPLVLYEEIKPDFVEKINNYSEPLEKVLLAQVLDELMDGDIIVFERADHRHEDLELPTCQDYFKYIFYKVEVQFVDKTVPNDPGFTMELSMQMRYDQMARAVGQRLNVDPYLIQFFKCQNYKDTPGLPLRYSYDGILKDLLVYCKPKCPKKLFYQILSIKVNELDNKKQFKCLWVGPNYKEDKELILYPNKGGKVSDILQEAAKVVEMSPDGSGTLRIVEVSCHKVLPGPDPDLTLDQVTISPPRLYRIEEVPRDEVNLADDEIIVPCAHFHKQVYATFGIPFYTRVKHNEPFQAVKDRLQKKLDIPDKEWEKYNFAIVTNGRPNYISEGATINIYDFRPSSNANLSLPDATARPWLGLEHINKTPKRSRVNYLEKAIKIYN; from the exons ATGAGAAAAGTTCGGATAATTACCAAGTTCAAAGGGAGCAATCCCCTAGCGTTAGAG GAAATAACCAAGAGTAGTGGGCGAGAGTCCCCCGTGGCGCGCCCGGCTAACATGAACCACACGCCTGCACCGGACAGGCAGCATCAGCACGACTCCAATGTTAATCAGGTGGAGGAGATGGAGACTCAAGATG TGGAAACTGTAGACGCTGTCACTGACAAGACCTGGGACGACGAACTTATGAAAGGTCCCAACGGCGAAGTAGTCATGGGCGAGGTTATGAAGAATCAGGAGACCACATCTTCAGACATGCCG CTGGCTTGTCTCGACACCGAGATGGAGGATGATGAGGCGCGGTCAGAAACGACATTCCGCTTCACGGTACAGAACTTCAGGAACTTGAAAGATTCCGTACTGTCGCCGGCGTGCTACGTCCGGAACTTACCGTGGAAGATAATGGTGATGCCGAGACAAGCGCCCTCACCCGACCGACAACAGCAGAAGTCGCTAGGATTCTTCCTTCAGTGTAATGGGGAGAGTGAGTCTTCGAGTTGGTCATGCTATGCTATGGCAGAGTTAAGACTAATCTCCCACAAGCCAGATACCGAACCCTTCTTTAGGAAGATTCAACACTTGTTTTATAg CAAAGAAAACGATTGGGGTTTCTCCCACTTCATGGCTTGGAACGACGTATTGGATCCCGAGAAGGGTTACATAAAGGACGACGCAATCACGTTGGAAGTGCACGTGACCGCCGAAGCACCTCACGGTGTCTCTTGGGACTCGAAGAAACATACCGGTTATGTCG GTCTCAAGAACCAAGGCGCGACGTGCTACATGAATTCGTTGTTAcaaactttatattttacaaatcaaCTACGTAAAGCTGTTTACAAGATGCCCACAGAATCTGACGATAGTACCAG GTCTGTGGCTCTGGCACTGCAAAGAGTTTTCTACGAGCTTCAGTTTTCCGATAAGCCAGTTGGCACGAAGAAGCTTACAAAGAGTTTTGGATGGGAGACACTTGACTCTTTTATGCAGCATGATGTGCAGGAGTTTCTTAGG GTATTGTTAGATAAATTGGAAAGTAAAATGAAGGGTACATGCGTGGAAGGAACAGTCCCTCGCCTGTTCGAGGGCAAAATGACGTCGTACATCAAGTGCAAGAACGTGAACGTCTCCAGCACGCGTGTCGAAACGTTTTACGATATTCAACTTAATATTAAAGGGAAAAAGAACA TCGATGAATCGTTCAAAGACTACATCAGCACAGAGACCCTGGATGGTGAGAATAAATACGACGCCGGAGAGCATGGTCTCCAGGAGGCGGAGAAGGGAGTGATCTTTGCGTCATTCCCTCCCGTGCTCCATTTACACCTCATGCGGTTCCAGTATGATCCCATCACCGATAGCTCAGTCAAGTTTAATGATAG GTTTGAGTTCTATGAACATATCAACTTAGATGCGTACCTACAAGAGAAACCCGAGACCCCAGCCGACTACACACTACACGCTGTACTGGTCCACTCAGGAGACAACCACGGTGGGCACTACGTAGTCTTCATCAACCCCAAGGGTGATGGCAAG TGGTGTAAGTTCGACGATGACGTGGTATCACGTTGTACCAAGCAGGAAGCCATAGAGTACAACTACGGTGGACACGACGAGGACATGACGTTGACTGTCCGTCACTGCACCAACGCATACATGTTGGTTTATATAAG GGACTCACAGTTGAAGACTGTTTTGCAAGAGGTGACTCAGGCAGATATTCCTACGGAGCTGAGCGAAAGGCTGGCTGAAGAAAAGAGAATTGAAACT ATTCGTCGCAAGGAGCGCAACGAAGCTCATTTGTACATGAATGTGAATGTAGTCCTAGAGGAGGCGTTTGACGGTCACCAGGGTAACGATTTATATGATCCGGAGCGTGCCCACTACCGCGTGTTCCGCGTTAGAAAGCAGGCCACTGTTGCTGAGCTTATGGAGATGTTAGCTGAGAACTTCAAGTATCCACTCAAGCAGCTCAGGCCGTGGCCTTTCAGTGCGCGTTCTAACCAG ACATGCAGACCGACTTGCCTAGACATAGTCAACGACCAACACAAGACTGTGTCAGACGTCTCCGAGAACATGAACCCGTGGAACATATTCTTGGAGATGTTACCTCCTGACTCCGGCTTCAGCGCGCTCCCGACCTTCGACAAGGAGAATGATGTGGTGTTGTTCTTCAAGTTCTACGACCCTAAACAGAAGCGCATACACTACTGCGGGCACCATTACTTGCCGATCGCCAGCAAGCCCGCGGATCTTATTCCTATACTTAATAAGCGTGCag GGTTCCCACCTGACACACCACTCGTTCTATACGAAGAGATCAAGCCAGACTTTGTTGAGAAAATCAACAACTACAGCGAACCTCTTGAAAAG GTATTGCTGGCTCAG GTATTGGACGAGCTGATGGACGGCGACATCATCGTTTTCGAGCGCGCTGACCATCGACACGAGGACCTGGAGCTGCCAACCTGTCAGGACTACTTCAAGTACATCTTCTACAAGGTCGAGGTGCAATTTGTGGATAAGACTGTCCCTAACGACCCTGG GTTTACTATGGAGTTGTCGATGCAGATGCGTTACGACCAGATGGCGAGAGCAGTCGGACAGAGACTCAACGTCGACCCCTACTTAATACAGTTCTTTAAGTGTCAAAA CTACAAGGACACCCCGGGACTTCCACTCAGATACTCATACGACGGAATACTTAAGGATTTGTTAGTGTACTGTAAACCAAAGTGCCCTAAGAAGTTGTTCTACCAGATATTATCTATTAAAGTTAATGAATTGGATAACAAAAAACAGTTTAAATGTTTATGG GTTGGTCCAAATTATAAAGAAGATaaggaattaattttatatccaaATAAAGGTGGTAAGGTGTCAGATATTTTACAAGAGGCAGCTAAGGTCGTGGAAATGTCACCGGACGGTTCGGGAAC ATTAAGGATCGTGGAGGTGTCGTGTCACAAAGTATTACCGGGGCCCGATCCTGACCTGACTCTCGACCAAGTCACCATATCGCCGCCCAGACTATATAGAATAGAGGAAGTACCTAGAGACGAGGTCAACTTAGCG GACGACGAGATCATAGTGCCGTGTGCCCACTTCCACAAGCAGGTGTACGCGACATTTGGCATCCCCTTCTACACGCGCGTCAAACACAACGAGCCCTTCCAGGCCGTCAAGGACCGGCTGCAGAAAAAACTCGACATACCTGATAAGGAATGGGAAAAG TACAATTTCGCTATAGTGACAAACGGCAGACCTAACTACATAAGTGAAGGAGCgacaataaacatttatgacTTCAGGCCAAGTAGTAACGCGA atctGTCCCTTCCAGACGCGACGGCCCGGCCGTGGCTCGGGCTGGAGCATATCAACAAGACGCCGAAGCGATCCCGCGTCAACTACCTAGAGAAGGCGATCAAGATATACAACTGA